A single genomic interval of Bos taurus isolate L1 Dominette 01449 registration number 42190680 breed Hereford chromosome 6, ARS-UCD2.0, whole genome shotgun sequence harbors:
- the SPINK2B gene encoding serine protease inhibitor Kazal-type 2 precursor codes for MALKALRLVLFLVWWDSAASSNAQFGQPSEYSTPNCRQYTLPGCPRDFNPVCGSDLSTYPNECTLCMKIREDGRDIKVIRSGPC; via the exons ATGGCGCTCAAGGCGCTGCGTTTGGTTTTGTTCCTGGTCTGGTGGGACTCGGCCG CCTCTTCCAATGCTCAGTTTGGTCAACCTTCAGAATACAGTACA cCAAACTGCCGTCAGTATACATTACCAGGATGTCCCCGGGACTTCAACCCCGTGTGTGGAAGTGATCTGTCCACTTATCCCAATGAGTGTACTCTGTGTATGAAAATCAG GGAAGATGGTCGTGATATTAAAGTAATCCGAAGTGGACCCTGCTGA